The Leptodactylus fuscus isolate aLepFus1 chromosome 5, aLepFus1.hap2, whole genome shotgun sequence genome segment ctctgcatgactcgtgcgaacAGTGcgtagaaaacacacggaccccattatagtttatggggttcatACTATACTGACTTTCCTATGAAAGACACCTATAATATAGCCAACATGACctgtcttaggctgagttcacacggggtattttggtcaggattttgaggccgtatccgcctcaaaatcctgaccaaaaagacagctcctattgaaatcaatatgccggtcagttcttttttccgggagccgtttgttccggctcctggataaaagaagcgacatgctcattcttttaggCGGAGTCGtcttgcgacatccgcctgaagacactcccattcatttgggcctaatccagaccggagtgtgcgactggagaccggtgcaatgcattggcatccagtcacagctacccatattttggcccggaacctcaggttctggaccaaaaaaccttaCCCTTACTGTAGCTTTGCCCACCCATTTCCTCTTCTTCTATTGCATTGCCCCAtcttttttgtaaaaaaacaatcaaacaaaccttaataaaatataaaataaaataatctaaaaataaaataaaaagttgacgCCCCACCCCAATAAAAGCCTATTTCAGTAAATGACCTCTATGGGTCGCATTGAGTCACTGCAGAGAGGGGCGGGGGAGGAGATGAGCTCTTCACATAGTGTCTACCATTATTTTCAGCATTTAGGACATTTTACATAAGGACCATCTCCATTGGGGATCGGTGTGCAAACTAGTGCAAAGTAACTTTCAAGGGTGTTGCTTAAAATTGACCTAACTAGTTTGTATGGCCGCCGTCCTCTGCCCTAATAAGACAAATGaggctatatacctatatacaccccTTGCTATGACGTATGTACATTACCCATGATCACCTTCTTGAATCTCAAAGTGCTGTCAACAGGTTTAAGATGTCGCTCCTGATTCATGTACATGTCTACGTGTATGTCATATCTTACATTTTTGGCTACATGATGTATCGTCACGTGACGTCACGCTACGACAGACAGGTaatatttggtattattatcctCCCGCTCTTACGGATGGCCGTGTGATCATCAGAGAACATAACCGTATAGGCCACCAATATAATGTTCCTACACAAAAAAGATCATAGTAATACTGCATGCAACGGTTAATAGAAAAAagacaaccccctcccccccccccccggcaaaaTAAGTTACCCAAGCTAAGTGAGAAGACACAACATAAAGGTAAAAGTTACCAACAAATTCATAGGAATAAACGAATAGACTGTAAAAGTGCGGATATGAGGAGAGGGTCTAGTCTAAATTGTAAAGAAGAACCTGGTGATCATACAAAGGTTTGAGGTTTTCTCCTATGGATTTACGCGTACACATACATACACCGTGACGTACGTCTACTCGACAGGATGTTTGACGTTTGTATCCACCACAGAATGGAGTCCCCTGCTAAGTGCTGTGGGGTAAGGGAAAGCTGCATTGTTGCTCGTGTAACCTAGATTTGCAAGCCGTGATAGAGCTTTTATGCTACCTGGAGGTCTCCCTGGGCTGACTTTGTATCCGGCGGCTTTGGTTGTGCCCAATGGTCTGCCAGGACTTGTTTTAAAGCCAGCCGCTTTGGTGGTTCCCAGAGGTCTGCCGGTGCTGGTTCTGTAACCTGCCAATTTAGTGGTACCAGAAGGCCTCCCGCGTTTGCCGGATCTGCCGAGGGTCTTCTTTTTCTTTAAATCACTTTTTGTGTCCAGGTCCCTGCCGCTCGTGGTCTGCAAATGTGCCTCGTTGATGGTTTCCTGTGTCTGGCAGGAGATGTTTTTGTGGCTGACGGTATGGCTGTATTTACTTGGCTGCGTGGCGTACAAGCCGAATTGCTCCACGCTTCTCATGCTGTCTTGACCGAGGCAGGAAGATTTACCACTTCCACAAAAAGCCACATTGTTATTTGCGACCGGACGCATCATTTTCTAATAAGGAAGAGCAAAGAAACCTTGTAATAAGCAAGTGATTATTAAACATGACTACACATGTATACGGATCATACAAGGGACCCCTCCGTATACCTTCAGTAATCATGTCTATGTACAGGTATAGAAAAGTTTCATCACTTCCaccaattttttctttagccccacaGTTCCCGACCAACCAGtgcacttagttttggtgcctgataaacaacttaggctctctactgtcaagtgggtggtcttcgGCCAGCGGGATTCTGAGCTTTGACATAGGCCTTGGACTAGACAGTGTTATAGAGCCCCCCTGCCCGTTCTGGTCCAAGACCACCCACCTAACTAGTTTGCACCAAAACTaaaagcacttattgctcaggaataacAAGAGCTAGAagaaaaactccaactgtgccgGCATTGGTGGCAGCACCTACTAAAGGTCCGCTTTAACATTACAAATAGTATTTTAACTGCACTATCAGAAGGAatgttaaagggactctatcattaaaACGAATTttcttctcgataacacgtaggaatagctttaagaaaggctattcttctcttaactttagatgtcttctccgcgccaccgttcggtagaaatctcagttttcttcggtatgtaaatgagttctctcgcagccctgggggtgtccccagcactcaaacagcactgggggtggtccctaatgctgcaagagaacgctccagtgacgcctccatcttattcTGAAACGGCCTCTCACTGCATCtacttccggcactggcttcaaacttcaacgcatgcgcagtcagctctgccgtcgggcctcaggcagagctgactgtgcatgcccgcctggtgtaagcggccattttcttgttgcgagttccacagtaagctggggtaaacagccacaagaaaatgaggcccagtggcagagccgactgcgcatgcgtcaaactttgacccccagcgccggaagaagccgttccagatgaagatggaggcggcgctggagagttctctggcagcattgggaattcatttgcataccgaagaaatccaggatttctaccgaacagcggcgcggagaagacatctaaaggtagaggaagaatagcctttcttaaggctattcctacgtgttagtcagaaaaaaaaaacaaaaaaacattttaatgataggatccctttatctCTACTTTTACAATGGATTtctgtttaatttttttcattttattttagcaGTTTTATAAAACATTTACATGAGGACaaaaaagatagaaaagaaagcgaataaaaatgaatggagaggTTACAAGTCACTAAAGACACAGACCTACGTGCAGATCACTGACAGTGTACAGCGTGCCTAATCTTTCAAATAACTTTAGATTTTCTTACAACATTTGcataattaataaatattgttATAATATAATTATTTATGACTGGATTTGCCTCATTCCCCTGAAATTCGCTGCTGAAACCCACTTTCTCTCCCGAGTACAGGTGTAACACAGAGGAGCGGAGGGGGCACAATACTATCTCCAGAATTACTAAAGTTATATCTTCAGCCTGGACTCATCACCCAGAACCAAAATCGTACAAGTGTTTTCGGTCACCTCCCCTCCTGCCCAGGCTCCTATGTATTACTACACCCATACTCCCCTATACTCACAGAAGTAATGAGGATTTCTGCTGCCAAAGAATACAGAGGGAACAGAAAGTGGTTTTCAATACAAGAtattaaatggattctaccattaaaacctctttttttgtggataagacgtcggaatagcctttagaaaggctatttgtctcttacctttagatgggatctccgccgcgccgttccttagaaataccggtttttaacagtatgcaaattagttctctggcagcgatgggggcgggccccactgctgctcgagaacacgatcctgtgacgcctctatcttcggctggttcctccccttctctgtcgtcttcctcctgcgtcacctccgacgcctgcgcagtttgctctgccagtgagacactagtagagccgaccgcgcatgccagccggcggccatttttgggagaccACTCTTGCTCtcgtagttcaatgcaggagcggcctcctaaaaatggctgctggacggcattcacactcggctctgctggtgtctcactggcagagccaactgcacaggcgtcggaggtgacgcaggaggaagacgacagagaaggggaggattcagctgaagatagaggcgtcgcaggatcgtgttctcgagcagcagtggggacgcccccatcgcattttcagcactggggcccgcccctatcgctgcgagagaactaattttcataccggtaaaaaccggtatttctaaggaacggcgcggcggagatcacgtctaaaggtaagagacgaatagcctttctaaaggctactccgacgtcttatccacaaaaaaagaggttttaatagtagaatccctttaatgacgcTAATTGTTGAAAAGCATAGAAACCGCATCATATTTTCAGAATAGCAGCTAATCCGGGACTTCTAGAATAAAACACATTTATGTTGATGACATGTAAGCGAGTATTCATGTATGTAACTATTCTAAAGTTTGTGGATTATTTGTAGTAGAGGGGGAACGTCTCGGGTATGCCATATAAAAAGATGTACTGTCAcctctcagcatcatggctgggtgataaggaacgccccctcatagtacagcgcaacacacagtactgttaggaggggcgttcccagttacacagtcagggacgcccttctgacagtgaagagctatcggtaacggcacgGGGCACATATAAAAtcgcaggtcctctttaacaaatgttccctcctttctgtgaaatcctgcgttATTTTTTCCCCATTCCCTTGCTTCTTTATTGAGAGCTCTTCTCTGTTTCTCACTGTGTACAGAGTACGACCCTGTGACATGAAGAGAAAATGAAGGTGGGGAAGGGTCACTGCAAACAGCTAAATCTCAGGCATTGTACATAAATAAAAGTAGAaagttgcttttggtgtcatatgaaagaggagattctcaacTTCCATATAATACTAAGGATGTATTTCTATACGAACAGTTTCAGAGATGTCACTGTCAGGATTGGAATATCTACAGGCAGCTAATATAAAAATCCCAAtgatgactgtgttttcaaccagtgacatCTCTGGAAATCGTACAGGTAGAACTGCATGTTATAATACACCTAAAATAaacctcctctttcatatgacaccaaaagcaagtttctatcaTTTCTCCTGCCTGAGGTATAGCCATTggaagttatccccctccccactctcattttctcttcatttcacACAGCCCGCCTATATCCATATACAATGAGAATCAGGGAGCAGCTCTATATAGAGAAGCAAGggagagattaaaaaaaaaaaaatgctgaattttttttaactgtctattggtgctattaatgggttaataaatgtacctatatactttttagtgtgttttgagtgatttctgggtggctCTGGGGCCCCTAGTGTCTCCTACTTTTGTTTacaaggttcagcttcctgctatgtaacttcctaacccctaacctctctccccccctccctgtctctctagctattctatatgtcccaccctacctactcagcctaacccccgacccatattacatacttatccttcatggcttcttcctgtgagacgacctctcctcctcctgtactgtgcgCGCGCTCCTTCTCCAGCGCTGAGTCACCTCTACCGCGCATGCGTAGACACGCAGTAGAGGTAATTGACACTGCTAggagaagagcgcgcaccctGCCAATACCGGAGGAGTCGTCTCGCCGGCAGAAGCCATGGATGGCTAAGTATGAGtgaagtggatgggggggggaaaacggatcgtcaccggataatcagaaaatgttcatagggtggtcacatgaccgccccatgaatatgggtaactatacatatttttaataaataacgttatatagaaagtaggaggggggagggtgtttagattagtgtagggatttcaaaatatcccggacaacccctttaagttttaagtgatttctgggtggctctggggcccctggtgtctcctacttttgtttacatggttcagcttcctgctatgtaactaaaTCCCTCTGTAAAACCTGTACTGGATGTtataacatatatacacagagcatggGGTGCATATTGTACCTCAAGTGTCTAAAAgtacaaagaaaaataaagaattacAGAAAACAAACAGCTATATCCTCTGATTGGTAACCTGCCTTGAAATTTTGTTCATCCAGAAAAAATGGATCGCAAAAACCGGGGTGGGTAAATGATTCACGTACATGCATTCCAGGCAGATCCTGACGTCGGAACATGGCGACTTCCAAGAGACTGTATTTAGAAGAAATCCAGAATAATGTGCACGCCGGCAAGCAGATCTTCTAATAAAG includes the following:
- the C5H5orf24 gene encoding UPF0461 protein C5orf24 homolog isoform X2, with the protein product MFRRQDLPGMHKMMRPVANNNVAFCGSGKSSCLGQDSMRSVEQFGLYATQPSKYSHTVSHKNISCQTQETINEAHLQTTSGRDLDTKSDLKKKKTLGRSGKRGRPSGTTKLAGYRTSTGRPLGTTKAAGFKTSPGRPLGTTKAAGYKVSPGRPPGSIKALSRLANLGYTSNNAAFPYPTALSRGLHSVVDTNVKHPVE
- the C5H5orf24 gene encoding UPF0461 protein C5orf24 homolog isoform X1, with protein sequence MFRRQDLPGMHVRESFTHPGFCDPFFLDEQNFKKMMRPVANNNVAFCGSGKSSCLGQDSMRSVEQFGLYATQPSKYSHTVSHKNISCQTQETINEAHLQTTSGRDLDTKSDLKKKKTLGRSGKRGRPSGTTKLAGYRTSTGRPLGTTKAAGFKTSPGRPLGTTKAAGYKVSPGRPPGSIKALSRLANLGYTSNNAAFPYPTALSRGLHSVVDTNVKHPVE
- the C5H5orf24 gene encoding UPF0461 protein C5orf24 homolog isoform X3 yields the protein MFRRQDLPGMHVRESFTHPGFCDPFFLDEQNFKKMMRPVANNNVAFCGSGKSSCLGQDSMRSVEQFGLYATQPSKYSHTVSHKNISCQTQETINEAHLQTTSGRDLDTKSDLKKKKTLGRSGKRGRPSGTTKLAGYRTSTGRPLGTTKAAGFKTSPGRPLGTTKAAGYKVSPGRPPGKKQQAFMCASDA